One window of the Carnobacterium maltaromaticum DSM 20342 genome contains the following:
- a CDS encoding PTS lactose/cellobiose transporter subunit IIA — MEEHLENEEIIMSLIMNGGNARSLAMSAIESASAGDFEKAKNDLKEGGAAISQAHQTQTELIQEEIRGNGTKISLLMVHAQDHMMNAMTVMDMAEQFIRLYEENAKLKELVTK, encoded by the coding sequence ATGGAAGAGCATTTAGAAAATGAAGAGATTATTATGTCTTTAATTATGAATGGTGGAAATGCAAGAAGTTTAGCGATGTCAGCAATCGAGTCTGCTAGTGCGGGTGATTTTGAAAAAGCCAAAAATGATTTAAAGGAAGGAGGTGCAGCAATCAGCCAAGCACATCAAACTCAAACTGAGCTAATCCAAGAAGAAATCAGGGGGAATGGGACAAAAATCTCGTTATTAATGGTACATGCTCAAGATCACATGATGAATGCTATGACAGTCATGGATATGGCAGAACAATTTATTCGCTTGTATGAAGAAAATGCAAAGTTAAAGGAATTGGTGACAAAATGA
- a CDS encoding PTS sugar transporter subunit IIB yields MIKITLACAAGMSTSLLVSKMEKYALANEIDVEIIAVPEKQFEKYADSTDILLLGPQVSFLLKKCKAAYEPKGIKVAAIPVVDYGRMNGEKVLKLALSL; encoded by the coding sequence ATGATAAAAATTACGCTCGCATGTGCTGCAGGAATGTCCACGAGTTTATTAGTCAGTAAGATGGAAAAATATGCTTTAGCAAATGAAATTGACGTGGAAATTATTGCTGTACCCGAAAAACAATTTGAAAAATATGCGGATTCTACCGATATTTTATTGCTTGGACCACAAGTTTCGTTTTTATTAAAGAAATGCAAGGCAGCCTATGAACCTAAAGGGATAAAAGTAGCCGCGATTCCAGTTGTTGATTATGGTCGTATGAACGGTGAAAAAGTTCTGAAATTAGCCTTGTCGTTGTAA
- the celB gene encoding PTS cellobiose transporter subunit IIC: protein MDKFLDVLQEKMGPIAYKLDSNRYLSAIKTGFFGAMPILIIGSVFLLFANLPIPGYADFMASIMGENWTTYFMVPYDMTMNIMTIFVVFGIAKDLAHHYKVDDLAAVVIAVVAFFILTPTIADTGGANGIPTSNLGASGLFVGMITAILAVEISRWVEQRGWTIKMPDSVPSNVARSFTALIPAFFVIVIFDLIRIGFSFTAYDTAQAFIFQILQTPLTALGSSLPATIVVLLFEGLLWSFGIHGSNIVGAVMQPIWLSLTADNAAAFSAHEALPHIVNYQFYSNFIKVGGAGGTLGLAILCVFVAKSAQFKTLGKLAIAPGIFNINEPLIFGIPIVLNPVMMIPFIITPVVLVIVAYFAMATGLVDFTNGTNLPWTTPPIVSGFLLNGWRGALLQVVQIGLSMAIYFPFFKLEDNKAYQLELEGAHENQTPEEALA from the coding sequence ATGGATAAATTTTTAGATGTACTACAAGAAAAAATGGGACCAATTGCGTATAAATTAGATTCAAATCGTTATTTATCAGCTATTAAAACTGGTTTTTTTGGTGCTATGCCGATTTTAATTATTGGATCAGTATTTCTACTATTTGCTAACTTGCCAATTCCTGGTTACGCTGATTTCATGGCCTCAATAATGGGCGAAAACTGGACGACTTACTTTATGGTTCCGTATGATATGACCATGAATATTATGACAATTTTTGTTGTATTTGGAATTGCAAAAGATCTAGCTCATCACTATAAAGTGGATGATTTAGCAGCTGTCGTAATTGCAGTTGTTGCCTTCTTTATTCTTACACCAACGATTGCTGATACAGGTGGCGCAAATGGAATACCTACATCTAATTTAGGTGCTAGTGGTCTATTTGTTGGGATGATTACAGCTATTTTAGCCGTTGAAATTTCAAGATGGGTGGAGCAACGTGGGTGGACAATTAAAATGCCCGATTCAGTTCCTTCAAATGTAGCCCGTTCTTTTACTGCACTTATTCCTGCATTTTTCGTGATAGTTATTTTTGATTTAATTCGAATTGGATTTAGTTTCACAGCCTATGATACTGCCCAAGCATTTATCTTTCAGATTCTTCAAACACCGCTAACAGCATTAGGTAGTTCATTACCAGCAACCATTGTGGTCTTGCTTTTTGAAGGTTTACTTTGGTCATTTGGTATTCATGGATCAAATATTGTTGGTGCAGTAATGCAACCAATTTGGTTATCTTTAACTGCAGACAACGCAGCTGCTTTTAGTGCTCATGAAGCCTTACCACATATTGTCAACTATCAATTTTATTCTAACTTTATTAAAGTAGGTGGTGCAGGTGGTACATTAGGTTTAGCTATTCTATGTGTCTTTGTGGCCAAATCAGCTCAATTCAAAACACTTGGAAAACTAGCTATTGCCCCTGGAATTTTTAATATTAACGAACCACTTATTTTTGGGATTCCAATTGTATTAAATCCTGTAATGATGATTCCATTTATTATTACACCCGTCGTCTTAGTAATTGTTGCCTATTTTGCCATGGCAACAGGATTGGTTGATTTTACCAACGGGACCAATTTACCTTGGACAACGCCACCAATCGTCTCTGGTTTCTTATTAAATGGTTGGCGAGGGGCTCTGTTACAAGTTGTTCAAATTGGTTTAAGTATGGCTATCTACTTCCCGTTCTTTAAGCTAGAAGATAATAAAGCTTACCAGTTAGAATTAGAGGGTGCTCATGAGAATCAAACGCCCGAAGAAGCACTCGCTTAA
- a CDS encoding CpsD/CapB family tyrosine-protein kinase produces the protein MLNFRSKKQTRVVKAPKLITSLYPNSIISEQFRTIRSNLQFSENGMNLKTIGVTSSGPGEGKSTVSANLATVFADQKHRVLLIDADLRRPSIHRVFKKPNTKGLTSLLNNPNLSVEEVIHRSKIENLFLITSGPTPTNPSELLSSNGMDRLIKLFQKNFDLIIFDLPPTVAVTDAQIMATKVDGTILVVRNDVAYKDAVDKAVDLLRTVGANLVGFIFNGAERKTTDPYSYYGKD, from the coding sequence ATGCTAAATTTTCGTTCAAAAAAACAGACTCGAGTTGTTAAAGCACCTAAGTTAATAACATCTTTGTATCCAAATTCAATTATCTCTGAACAGTTTAGAACGATTCGATCCAACCTACAATTTTCTGAAAATGGAATGAATTTAAAAACTATTGGGGTAACTTCTTCAGGTCCAGGAGAAGGAAAATCAACTGTTTCAGCAAATTTAGCAACAGTATTTGCGGATCAAAAACACCGGGTTTTGCTAATAGATGCTGATTTACGGAGACCGAGTATCCATCGTGTGTTCAAAAAACCAAACACAAAAGGCTTAACTAGTTTGCTTAACAATCCAAATTTATCTGTTGAAGAAGTGATTCATCGCAGCAAAATAGAGAATTTATTTTTAATTACTAGTGGACCGACACCAACAAATCCTTCTGAACTTTTAAGCTCCAATGGGATGGACCGCTTAATCAAATTGTTTCAGAAAAACTTTGATCTGATCATTTTCGATTTACCGCCTACTGTAGCCGTAACGGATGCGCAAATTATGGCAACTAAGGTGGATGGTACCATACTAGTTGTTCGTAATGATGTTGCCTATAAAGATGCTGTGGATAAAGCCGTTGATCTGTTAAGGACAGTTGGTGCCAATCTTGTTGGCTTTATTTTCAATGGAGCAGAGCGAAAAACAACCGATCCTTATTCTTATTATGGAAAAGACTAA
- a CDS encoding YveK family protein, with protein sequence MEETISLIEIINLLRKRFFLILGTTLLGALCAFIFSFYFITPTYTASNQLLVNPIKSDEQTANQFNDLQTDIQMISTYKDILKGPIILNEVQKRLETPLSTQAIASKITIETQPNSKVFAIKIIDSDAKRAATLANLISDVFQEKIGELMRIDNVHSISSAEVNLQPVGPNKTLNILIGTIIGLMMGIGFSFLLEFLNLKVRDETYLINHLDLTHLGTLSVIVEDGAGQQSSNLALTRSTRFKK encoded by the coding sequence ATGGAAGAAACAATTAGTTTGATTGAAATAATTAACCTGTTAAGAAAAAGGTTTTTTTTAATTTTGGGAACAACTTTACTAGGTGCGCTCTGTGCTTTTATTTTTAGTTTTTATTTTATTACACCAACCTATACCGCTAGCAATCAACTACTAGTCAATCCAATAAAAAGTGACGAACAAACTGCTAATCAATTCAACGACTTACAAACAGATATTCAAATGATTAGTACCTATAAAGATATTTTAAAAGGACCTATTATTCTAAATGAAGTCCAAAAAAGACTCGAGACACCTCTGTCTACTCAAGCAATTGCCAGCAAGATTACGATTGAAACACAGCCTAATTCTAAAGTTTTCGCCATAAAAATTATTGATTCCGATGCAAAACGAGCAGCTACATTAGCTAACTTAATTTCAGACGTCTTTCAGGAAAAAATCGGTGAGCTTATGCGGATTGATAATGTTCATTCTATCTCATCTGCCGAAGTTAATTTACAGCCAGTTGGACCAAATAAAACACTAAATATTTTGATTGGGACAATTATTGGATTAATGATGGGGATTGGATTTTCGTTCTTATTAGAATTCTTAAATTTAAAAGTACGAGATGAAACATATTTAATCAATCATCTTGATTTAACTCATTTAGGTACACTTAGCGTTATTGTCGAAGATGGAGCAGGTCAACAATCCTCTAATCTAGCCCTAACCCGTTCAACAAGATTTAAGAAATAG
- the celB gene encoding PTS cellobiose transporter subunit IIC translates to MNGFIDKLGEKIMPVASKLGQNKYLTVLRDAFMLSFPITMFGSIVVVLNNLPFFNDATKGTLNHLFSNGQSATMGIMSIFVTFGIGYYLSKSYEVEAIFGGAVALSSFLILTPFFMILENGEEVSGVLALDRLGAKGMFIGMLAAFIATEIYVRFVKKGLVIKMPDGVPPAVARSFAAMIPAILTLTIFALLNAFVIGVFNTNLHDVVYEVIQKPLVGLGSGLPATLIALFFVQFLWFFGLHGQILVNSVMDPIWNTLMLDNLEAYKAGQPLPHIITKPFMEIFTVGMGGSGMTLMVVILMAFFMKSRQLKDVGRLALGPGIFNVNEPVIFGMPMVLNAAIFIPWIITPLIVTTFNYLVMAAGIVPAPTGVSVPWTVPIFINGILATNSILGGVLQLVDIAIVGVLWFPFLKLIDRSNLKQTL, encoded by the coding sequence ATGAATGGTTTTATTGATAAATTAGGAGAAAAAATTATGCCTGTTGCTAGTAAGCTTGGGCAGAATAAATATTTGACTGTTTTACGTGATGCATTTATGTTGTCATTTCCAATAACAATGTTTGGGTCAATTGTTGTGGTTCTAAATAATTTACCTTTTTTTAATGATGCAACGAAAGGAACATTAAATCACTTATTTAGTAATGGGCAAAGTGCAACAATGGGAATTATGTCTATTTTTGTAACATTTGGGATAGGATATTATTTAAGTAAAAGCTATGAAGTAGAAGCTATTTTTGGTGGTGCAGTTGCGTTATCTTCATTTTTAATACTCACACCCTTTTTTATGATCTTAGAAAATGGCGAAGAAGTTAGTGGCGTGTTGGCTTTAGACCGCTTAGGTGCCAAAGGGATGTTTATTGGTATGTTAGCTGCCTTTATCGCAACTGAAATATATGTGCGTTTTGTCAAAAAAGGACTTGTTATCAAAATGCCTGACGGTGTTCCTCCTGCAGTGGCTCGTTCATTTGCAGCAATGATTCCTGCAATTTTAACCTTAACAATTTTTGCCTTATTAAATGCTTTTGTTATTGGTGTTTTTAATACGAATTTACATGATGTTGTTTATGAAGTTATCCAAAAACCATTAGTTGGATTAGGAAGCGGATTACCAGCAACGTTGATTGCGCTATTTTTTGTACAATTTCTATGGTTCTTTGGACTACACGGTCAGATTTTAGTCAATTCCGTAATGGATCCAATCTGGAACACATTGATGTTGGATAACTTAGAAGCCTATAAAGCTGGGCAACCATTGCCACACATTATTACAAAACCTTTTATGGAAATTTTTACAGTTGGTATGGGTGGTTCGGGGATGACATTAATGGTGGTAATTTTAATGGCCTTCTTTATGAAGAGCCGCCAGTTAAAAGATGTTGGGCGGTTAGCCTTAGGACCGGGTATTTTTAACGTTAACGAACCAGTTATTTTTGGGATGCCAATGGTGCTAAATGCAGCGATTTTTATTCCTTGGATTATTACACCGTTAATTGTAACAACCTTCAATTACCTTGTGATGGCAGCTGGTATTGTGCCAGCTCCAACAGGTGTTTCTGTGCCGTGGACAGTTCCAATTTTCATCAATGGGATACTGGCAACGAACTCAATTTTAGGTGGGGTCTTACAATTGGTTGATATCGCTATTGTTGGGGTTCTATGGTTCCCATTCCTGAAATTAATTGATCGTAGCAATCTAAAGCAAACGCTTTAA
- a CDS encoding BglG family transcription antiterminator: MSKLSYQRLDDILEMLLKHSDSISMKELTSTFSVSDRTIRTDINNLNDTLKNVGATVSLLRGKGYSLDIQNQKAFTTWRNDSLTSNDFNLTSLEERQSFLLFTLFKAAQPVSLDRFLEQLFVSKNTFYSYLKSIRDALIPYGLKIVNRPNIGFEIIGHEFSKRKAINELLIVKDLQEYLVGFTEMELSLFDTIDLELLQALELESLAALELLDSDYYHKTILSNFALALSRIVDNKTLTTFPVRIPVLKKNAQVIMNQFLTKIEHSFELKLTKEERNYFNYCLSINAPRLVETEKEVEQSSTIAHEIVAELLEIIQKTANYDWREDVTLIKDLTSHVEGFINMNLIETGRSNPLLDTIKNSFPLAFDLCLTHLETIGMHYGLYFSEDEIGYIALHIAGAIERSATINHRKHRVILICGTGRTMSRIIEAKINKRYQDKIDIVDRLSYIELQQYDLTEIDFVITTVPLEKMETPSVYIHMGQLDKEIEKVEPFMEKIKTQTSTIFDLFSKDFFLYNPSVQSKKELLQKMIEPLKLQGIVPDDFYESVWIREKISQTNINRVLAIPHPMSLTSIKSKVAVAIMPNGIDWGNGEKVHFIFLFAIKKEDYEDTGDIYDLLLEFIDREDSQKIILNTPTFDSFIEILKEI; the protein is encoded by the coding sequence ATGTCCAAATTATCTTATCAAAGGCTCGATGATATTTTAGAAATGCTACTCAAGCATTCTGACTCTATTTCTATGAAAGAACTTACTTCTACTTTTTCCGTATCCGATCGCACAATTCGAACAGATATAAATAATTTAAACGATACGTTAAAAAATGTAGGCGCTACCGTTTCCTTATTACGGGGAAAAGGATATTCTCTTGATATTCAAAATCAAAAGGCTTTTACGACTTGGAGAAATGACAGTTTAACTTCAAATGATTTTAACCTAACCTCACTTGAAGAACGGCAATCATTTTTATTGTTTACTTTATTTAAAGCAGCGCAACCAGTCTCTTTAGATCGTTTTTTAGAACAACTATTTGTAAGCAAAAATACATTTTATTCCTATTTAAAATCTATTCGAGATGCTCTCATCCCCTATGGACTCAAAATCGTCAACAGACCGAATATAGGATTTGAAATTATTGGCCATGAATTTTCTAAAAGAAAAGCGATCAACGAGTTACTGATTGTGAAAGATTTACAAGAATATTTAGTCGGCTTTACAGAAATGGAACTTTCATTATTTGATACAATTGATTTGGAGTTATTGCAAGCCCTAGAACTTGAATCTCTTGCAGCATTAGAACTTTTAGATTCTGATTACTATCATAAAACCATTCTGTCCAATTTTGCATTGGCTCTAAGTAGAATAGTAGACAATAAAACGTTAACTACTTTCCCAGTTCGTATCCCAGTTTTAAAAAAAAATGCACAAGTTATAATGAATCAATTCTTAACCAAAATTGAACATTCTTTTGAGTTAAAATTAACGAAAGAAGAGCGTAATTATTTTAATTATTGCTTATCCATAAATGCGCCAAGATTAGTGGAAACTGAGAAAGAAGTCGAACAATCCAGTACGATTGCCCATGAAATCGTTGCAGAACTTTTAGAAATCATTCAAAAAACAGCGAATTATGATTGGCGGGAAGATGTTACTTTGATAAAAGATTTAACTTCTCATGTAGAAGGCTTTATTAATATGAATCTAATTGAAACTGGTCGTAGCAATCCATTACTGGACACCATCAAAAACTCCTTTCCGTTGGCTTTTGATTTATGTTTGACGCACCTAGAAACAATTGGAATGCACTATGGATTATATTTTTCAGAAGATGAAATTGGCTACATTGCTTTGCATATTGCAGGTGCCATTGAACGCAGTGCTACTATCAATCATAGAAAACATCGCGTTATTCTTATTTGTGGCACAGGCCGCACCATGAGTAGAATTATTGAAGCAAAAATCAACAAACGTTATCAAGACAAAATCGACATTGTAGACCGCCTTTCCTATATTGAATTGCAACAGTACGATTTAACTGAAATTGATTTCGTCATTACCACCGTTCCTTTAGAAAAAATGGAGACTCCTTCTGTCTATATTCATATGGGGCAATTGGATAAAGAGATTGAAAAAGTAGAGCCTTTTATGGAGAAAATAAAGACCCAAACGTCTACTATTTTCGACTTATTTTCTAAGGATTTTTTCCTTTACAACCCTTCAGTCCAATCAAAAAAAGAACTCCTCCAGAAAATGATTGAGCCACTGAAATTGCAAGGTATTGTTCCTGATGACTTTTATGAAAGTGTTTGGATTAGAGAAAAAATTAGTCAAACAAATATTAATCGTGTTCTTGCTATTCCTCATCCGATGTCACTAACTTCTATTAAATCAAAAGTCGCTGTAGCCATAATGCCAAATGGTATTGATTGGGGAAACGGTGAAAAGGTTCATTTCATTTTTTTATTTGCTATAAAGAAAGAGGACTATGAAGATACCGGCGATATTTATGACTTGCTATTAGAGTTTATTGATCGAGAAGATAGTCAAAAAATCATTCTAAATACACCTACATTTGATTCATTTATAGAGATATTAAAAGAAATTTAA
- a CDS encoding PTS sugar transporter subunit IIA, whose product MDFTEENILLDVVVASQSELFKSVARYAEKLGFVKDVEKVYEAFVERESEYSTGLQDGFAIPHAKSPYVLAPTVLFIRLENELEWETFDESRVKNIFALLVPKEDEGTLHLEMLSRLATALMEDEFISQVQKNTNKDQLVTVIKNEMIGESTL is encoded by the coding sequence ATGGACTTCACAGAAGAAAACATTCTTTTGGATGTTGTTGTTGCCTCGCAAAGCGAGTTATTCAAATCAGTTGCAAGATATGCAGAAAAGTTAGGATTTGTAAAAGATGTGGAAAAAGTATATGAAGCATTTGTAGAAAGAGAAAGTGAGTATTCTACTGGTTTACAGGATGGATTTGCTATTCCTCATGCGAAATCTCCCTATGTATTAGCGCCAACTGTCTTGTTCATTCGTTTAGAAAATGAACTTGAATGGGAGACCTTTGATGAATCTAGAGTGAAAAATATTTTTGCTTTGCTTGTCCCAAAAGAAGATGAAGGGACTCTTCATTTAGAAATGCTGAGTCGATTAGCAACTGCTTTAATGGAAGATGAATTTATCAGTCAGGTTCAAAAAAATACGAATAAAGATCAATTAGTTACAGTAATTAAAAATGAAATGATTGGAGAGTCTACGTTATGA
- a CDS encoding PTS fructose transporter subunit IIB: MKIVGISACPAGLAHTPMAAKALEKAGKKLGYDVKIEQQGSLGQVNKISQQEANEADFVLLATDQKVIGLERFDGKPQLRVSINTCIKAPEAVLKKCIEAVKERQTAN; the protein is encoded by the coding sequence ATGAAAATAGTCGGAATTTCAGCATGTCCAGCGGGATTAGCTCATACGCCAATGGCTGCTAAAGCACTAGAAAAAGCAGGAAAAAAATTAGGTTATGATGTAAAAATAGAACAACAAGGATCATTGGGACAAGTCAACAAGATTAGTCAACAGGAAGCAAATGAAGCCGATTTTGTTTTATTAGCAACAGATCAAAAAGTAATTGGACTTGAACGATTTGATGGGAAACCGCAATTGCGTGTGAGTATTAATACGTGCATTAAGGCTCCAGAAGCTGTTCTTAAAAAATGTATTGAAGCCGTTAAAGAAAGACAAACAGCAAATTAA
- a CDS encoding PTS fructose transporter subunit IIC: MKKKLQEIKGHLMSGISFVLPLIIGASLVVAIPKMIALGMGITSLDPYADAEGFKHILYAIEQVGWVGIGLINTVLAGFIAYSIGDKAALGAGFIGGAVATNTNAGFLGAVIAGFLAGYLVKWSKNHIKLPESFSGVMPLVILPLIATLSVAIVMGALLSEPLAWINTSLVEWIRNMIANDVNKVLLALIMGAMIGSDLGGPVNKAAWMAGNVLLTEGLYLPAIIVNVAICAVPLGYALATVFHKKRFNAELLDAGRNNFIMGFIGITEGAIPFTLVSPLKLVPINMIGGALASGLGILLGMYDKMPPVGGIYGFFTVGNGWAYLIGLFAGAAFIGFVAPLFVNFNKDEELEAQDTDSIDVEISFEN, encoded by the coding sequence ATGAAAAAGAAGTTACAGGAAATTAAAGGCCACTTAATGAGTGGGATTAGTTTTGTTCTTCCATTGATTATTGGTGCATCATTAGTTGTCGCTATTCCTAAAATGATTGCTTTAGGTATGGGAATTACAAGTCTAGATCCTTATGCCGATGCAGAAGGTTTTAAACATATCCTTTACGCGATTGAGCAAGTTGGTTGGGTCGGAATCGGACTTATTAATACAGTATTAGCAGGGTTTATTGCTTATTCAATTGGAGACAAAGCAGCATTAGGTGCAGGATTTATTGGTGGGGCAGTGGCAACAAATACCAATGCAGGTTTTCTTGGTGCCGTAATCGCAGGTTTTTTAGCAGGTTATTTAGTCAAATGGTCTAAAAATCATATTAAATTACCAGAATCCTTTTCTGGCGTAATGCCATTAGTGATTTTGCCTTTAATAGCAACTCTCTCAGTAGCTATTGTAATGGGAGCTTTGTTATCGGAACCTTTAGCTTGGATTAATACAAGTCTTGTAGAATGGATTCGTAACATGATTGCTAACGATGTAAATAAGGTTCTTTTAGCTTTAATTATGGGTGCGATGATTGGCTCAGATCTAGGTGGTCCAGTGAATAAAGCTGCTTGGATGGCAGGAAATGTTTTATTAACTGAAGGTTTATACTTGCCAGCAATTATTGTAAACGTAGCCATTTGTGCAGTTCCTCTAGGTTATGCGCTAGCAACTGTTTTCCATAAGAAACGTTTTAATGCTGAGCTTTTAGATGCTGGTAGAAATAACTTTATCATGGGATTTATTGGGATTACAGAAGGTGCTATTCCATTTACTTTGGTTAGTCCTTTAAAATTAGTGCCGATTAATATGATTGGTGGTGCTCTTGCTTCTGGACTTGGAATTTTGTTAGGTATGTACGATAAAATGCCGCCAGTCGGTGGAATCTACGGCTTCTTTACTGTTGGAAATGGCTGGGCTTATTTAATTGGCCTCTTTGCTGGTGCAGCATTTATTGGATTTGTGGCGCCGCTATTCGTGAATTTCAATAAAGATGAAGAATTAGAAGCACAAGATACGGATTCAATTGATGTAGAGATTAGTTTTGAAAATTAA